One window of Amaranthus tricolor cultivar Red isolate AtriRed21 chromosome 11, ASM2621246v1, whole genome shotgun sequence genomic DNA carries:
- the LOC130827851 gene encoding uncharacterized protein LOC130827851 yields the protein MANHLDIILVPLSLFLSVGYHAFLWHNFKNNPSIITLGIITLKRREWFHGIKQGDDKKEVLAVQSLRNSLMETILTATITMLINIGLAALANNAYKASNLLGTTPFFGSQSGRIIVLKFGSASVFLLTSFLCSSIAIGYLVDANYLINASGEMLSRGHTKRVLERGFIMGVVGSRMLCISLPLLMWLIGPVFVLISSLVMIWVLYGLDYSIKLQGLTIQK from the exons ATGGCAAATCATCTTGATATCATATTAGTTCCTCTAAGTTTGTTCCTTAGTGTTGGATACCATGCCTTTCTATGGCACAACTTCAAGAACAATCCCTCAATTATCACCTTAGGAATCATCACTCTCAAGAGGAGGGAGTGGTTCCATGGTATCAAACAG GGTGATGATAAAAAGGAGGTCCTAGCAGTTCAAAGTTTAAGAAATAGCTTAATGGAGACCATACTAACAGCTACTATAACCATGCTAATCAACATAGGATTAGCAGCATTAGCCAACAATGCATACAAAGCTAGCAACTTATTGGGTACGACCCCATTTTTTGGGTCACAATCAGGTCGAATCATCGTTCTAAAATTCGGGTCAGCATCGGTATTCTTGCTCACAAGCTTCTTGTGTAGTTCAATAGCTATCGGCTATTTGGTAGATGCCAATTATTTGATCAATGCATCAGGAGAAATGTTGAGCCGTGGGCATACTAAAAGGGTGTTAGAAAGAGGGTTTATAATGGGTGTTGTAGGGAGTAGAATGTTGTGTATTAGTTTGCCTTTGTTGATGTGGTTAATTGGCCCTGTTTTTGTGctcatttcttccttggttATGATTTGGGTTTTGTATGGCCTTGATTATTCTATCAAATTACAAGGTCTCActatacaaaaataa